A window of Chitinivibrio alkaliphilus ACht1 contains these coding sequences:
- the wecB gene encoding non-hydrolyzing UDP-N-acetylglucosamine 2-epimerase has product MRVLFVYGTRPEAIKMAPLVRAFQEEPAFEVRVCVTGQHREMLDQVLSFFEITPEYDLNLMKPNQTLFSLTADVLTGLEPIIDSFKPELLWVQGDTTTVMAGSLAGFYKQIPVAHLEAGLRSGNRFSPFPEEINRKVTGHIADYHFAPTARAVENLAAEGISQKVWQVGNTVTDALLLGLNIISERGESPYEQAFAEMGVDFSKRVILVTGHRRESFGGAFEQMCSAMKEIAQTYADVQLVYPVHLNPNVRTVVQEVLSGLSNVILIDPLDYPSLIWLMNRSFMVLTDSGGIQEEAPTLGKPVLVMRDVTERQEGVEAGTAKLVGTSKEVILREACALLDSTEAYTKMANAVNPYGDGTTSSQIVRIVKKELLSPDRTTPPATE; this is encoded by the coding sequence CGTGCGTTTCAGGAAGAACCCGCCTTTGAGGTACGGGTTTGTGTTACCGGTCAGCATCGTGAAATGCTCGATCAGGTCTTGTCCTTTTTTGAGATTACCCCCGAATATGATCTCAATCTTATGAAGCCGAATCAGACCCTCTTCTCACTCACGGCCGATGTCCTTACGGGGCTGGAACCCATTATCGACTCCTTCAAGCCGGAATTACTCTGGGTTCAGGGAGATACCACTACGGTTATGGCGGGCTCCCTTGCGGGGTTTTACAAACAGATTCCCGTGGCACATCTGGAAGCAGGGCTTCGTTCGGGAAATCGTTTCTCCCCCTTTCCCGAAGAGATAAACCGAAAGGTGACCGGCCATATTGCAGACTACCACTTTGCTCCTACGGCCCGGGCCGTAGAAAATCTTGCCGCCGAGGGTATTTCTCAGAAGGTGTGGCAGGTGGGAAATACGGTCACCGATGCCTTGCTCTTAGGGCTCAATATTATCTCAGAGCGGGGTGAATCTCCCTATGAACAGGCCTTTGCCGAGATGGGCGTTGATTTCTCAAAACGGGTTATTCTCGTTACGGGGCATCGCCGGGAATCCTTCGGTGGTGCCTTTGAGCAAATGTGTTCTGCCATGAAAGAGATAGCCCAAACCTATGCGGATGTTCAGTTGGTATATCCGGTGCATCTCAACCCTAATGTGCGAACCGTGGTGCAGGAGGTATTATCCGGGCTTTCCAATGTTATTCTCATTGATCCCCTTGACTATCCCTCGCTGATTTGGCTCATGAATCGATCTTTCATGGTACTCACCGATTCCGGCGGTATTCAAGAGGAAGCCCCCACCTTGGGCAAACCTGTTCTCGTTATGCGCGATGTAACGGAACGACAGGAAGGGGTTGAGGCCGGCACGGCAAAACTTGTGGGGACATCGAAGGAGGTTATTCTCCGAGAAGCCTGTGCGCTTCTGGACAGTACAGAGGCCTACACAAAAATGGCCAATGCGGTAAACCCCTATGGAGATGGAACCACAAGTTCACAGATTGTACGGATTGTAAAAAAGGAGCTCCTCTCCCCAGATCGTACCACACCGCCGGCTACGGAGTAG